The following proteins come from a genomic window of Anopheles ziemanni chromosome 3, idAnoZiCoDA_A2_x.2, whole genome shotgun sequence:
- the LOC131289346 gene encoding nephrin has translation MIKDKLLTVCRRRRRNSPLPRKTLPTAGIDYSRQFLDLVPAGGWRTSTSTAIRGGVENGPLIDVQTAVGLDVSLPCDLLPTTMTMMTDKVYLVIWYKEGNTKPIYSFDARGKSLQQAIHWSDEAVLKSKAYFYYDTSPPALRLKGVKQEDAGLYRCRVDFHKSPTKNCRILLDVLVPPTKITILDEKGAAVANNVVGPYRESADVNLTCISSGGLPTPKVTWWREHALLDDSFLVLPDGTVKNVLYLEKLSRHDLHSVYTCQASNGHVVPPLSSAVKLDMKLPPLYVRMQGLRETLTAGVKTQVSCITAGSRPAPSVVWTKGSSVIRGSSQTTSNDGNVTVSELVFVPGPEDNEKSITCSISYSEGDGPTVSLKDTHVLNVKHVPVISLALGAPLNSQNLMEGSDVYLECDIKANPPVKKIEWFHNNKLLQSARGIIVSNQTLVLQSITKSTHGEYMCRASNSEGTVNSNQLYLDIKYPPVCKSEAQIIRAAVKQTVNITCDIDANPMPNLLFRWQFNNSLESMLELPPYTNVESEAANLALAEIDLETNHMGPSLEEMVRRKLERLEHSVRQQQQQQQQQQHLHLHSGSYKDESVPLVDGQLYMYRVDTFNSFGTITCTATNSYGQSGHCAYHILVADVPDPIKSCTVSNVTAYTVHISCIAGKDGGIPQQFHIDVFEESKRKLLQSISYQSAEMLLKKLPSDTKFIIKITPYNLQGTAPTSYRVKAQTLPAPLLRTAPSKAVLVQLTPLLGALVGAAVTLCLVALCIIVFVKFKTKKKHHQTANTEQDKGSAEPLSRNIGSHSSIDDKNPDVIPHENSEDDDEKQFERLALNTESLKFTTPASTGAAYSPTHHHLMSPTGNGFKKFGELSLTTNPGYAIYSSPVRSYAKPSAGPQLGSLLLSTAGPQGTTTTSATAGGGLLLSSTCPPSATSPSSGVGGVLPTRTSPNIYTRLPLRDFTPNSYDSMLSTSQTTSCSSSSNGGYGATQIYTAKMPLLTTNYSTLDSTVGPGGLAVDKC, from the exons ATGATAAAAGACAAATTGCTAACGGTTtgccggcgacgacgacgaaactCGCCTCTTCCACGTAAG ACGCTTCCGACCGCAGGAATTGACTATTCTCGGCAGTTCTTGGACTTGGTCCCGGCCGGCGGCTGGCGAACCTCAACCTCAACCGCCATCAGGGGAGGTGTCGAAAACG GCCCACTGATAGACGTCCAAACGGCGGTCGGGCTGGACGTGTCCTTGCCGTGCGATCTGCTGCCAACTACAATGACCATGATGACGGACAAGGTCTACTTGGTCATCTGGTACAAGGAGGGCAACACAAAGCCAATTTACTC GTTCGACGCGCGGGGTAAGAGCCTCCAGCAGGCCATCCACTGGTCGGACGAGGCGGTGCTCAAATCGAAGGCGTACTTCTACTACGACACCAGTCCACCGGCCCTTCGGCTCAAGGGCGTCAAGCAGGAGGATGCCGGACTGTACAG ATGCCGAGTGGATTTTCACAAATCGCCCACGAAAAACTGTCGGATCCTTCTCGACGTGCTGG tgCCACCGACGAAGATAACGATCCTGGATGAGAAAGGGGCGGCGGTCGCGAACAACGTCGTCGGTCCGTACCGGGAAAGCGCGGACGTTAATCTGACCTGCATCTCCAGCGGGGGCCTGCCGACGCCAAAGGTGACCTGGTGGCGCGAGCACGCCCTGCTGGACGACTCCTTCCTCGTGCTGCCCGATGGCACCGTCAAGAACGTTCTCTATCTGGAGAAGCTGTCGCGCCACGACCTACACTCG GTCTATACGTGCCAAGCCAGCAACGGGCACGTCGTGCCGCCACTTTCCAGCGCCGTCAAGTTGGACATGAAGC TGCCACCGTTGTACGTGCGGATGCAGGGCCTACGGGAAACGCTGACGGCGGGCGTCAAGACGCAGGTCTCCTGCATCACGGCCGGAAGTCGCCCCGCCCCGAGCGTCGTCTGGACGAAGGGATCATCCGTCATCCGTGGTTCATCACAAACG ACGTCCAACGACGGAAATGTCACCGTATCGGAGCTGGTGTTCGTGCCCGGTCCGGAGGataatgaaaaatcaattacatgCTCAATTAGCTACAGCGAAGGCGACGGACCGACCGTCTCGCTGAAGGATACCCACGTGCTGAATGTGAAGC ACGTTCCGGTGATATCGCTGGCGCTCGGTGCGCCACTGAACTCGCAAAACCTGATGGAGGGCTCGGACGTGTACCTCGAGTGCGATATCAAGGCGAACCCGCCGGTGAAGAAAATCGAGTGGTTTCACAAC AATAAATTACTACAATCGGCCCGTGGGATCATCGTCTCCAATCAGACGCTCGTCCTGCAGAGCATCACGAAGTCAACCCACGGCGAGTACATGTGCCGGGCGTCGAACAGCGAGGGCACCGTCAACAGCAATCAACTTTATTTGGACATCAAAT ATCCACCGGTGTGCAAATCGGAAGCGCAAATAATACGGGCGGCGGTGAAGCAAACGGTGAACATAACCTGCGATATCGACGCCAATCCGATG CCAAATCTACTGTTCCGGTGGCAGTTTAACAACTCGCTCGAGAGCATGCTCGAGCTGCCGCCGTACACGAACGTCGAGTCGGAGGCGGCCAACCTGGCGCTGGCCGAAATCGACCTGGAGACGAACCACATGGGTCCCAGCCTGGAGGAGATGGTCCGGCGGAAGCTGGAACGGCTCGAGCACTCCGtccggcagcaacagcagcagcagcagcagcagcaacacctgCATCTTCACTCGGGATCGTACAAGGACGAGTCGGTGCCTCTGGTGGACGGCCAGCTGTACATGTACCGGGTGGATACGTTCAACAGCTTCGGCACGATCACATGCACCGCGACGAACTCGTACGGACAGAGTGGCCACTGCGCCTATCACATACTCGTGGCAG ATGTACCTGACCCCATCAAGAGCTGCACCGTCTCGAATGTAACCGCGTACACAGTGCACATTTCCTGTATCGCCGGAAAAGACGGTGGCATACCGCAGCAGTTCCATATCGAC GTGTTTGAGGAGTCGAAACGGAAGCTACTGCAAAGCATCAGTTACCAGAGTGCGGAAATGCTGCTGAAGAAGCTGCCGAGCGACACGAAGTTTATCATTAAG ATCACGCCGTACAACCTACAGGGAACGGCCCCAACGAGCTACCGGGTGAAGGCACAGACGCTTCCGGCGCCCCTGCTAAGGACGG caccATCGAAGGCCGTCCTCGTGCAGCTAACGCCTCTGCTCGGTGCTCTCGTCGGGGCTGCCGTAACGCTTTGCCTGGTGGCCCTTTGCATCATTGTTTTCGTAAAGTTCAAAACGAAG AAGAAGCACCATCAGACGGCAAACACCGAGCAGGATAAGGGTAGCGCCGAGCCGCTGAGCCGCAACATCGGCAGCCACTCCAGCATCGACGACAAGAACCCGGACGTGATACCGCACGAGAATagcgaggacgacgacgagaagCAGTTCGAGCGGCTCGCGCTGAACACCGAGAGCTTAAAGTTCACGACGCCGGCCTCGACCGGGGCGGCCTACTCGCCGACGCACCATCACCTCATGTCACCGACCGGGAACGGGTTCAAGAAG TTTGGAGAGCTTTCGCTAACGACCAATCCGGGCTACGCGATATACAGCTCGCCGGTGCGAAGTTACGCCAAGCCGAGCGCGGGTCCGCAGCTCGGCTCGCTGCTGCTGTCGACGGCGGGCCCGCAAGGGACGACGACCACCTCGGCGACGGCGGGCGGCGGGCTCCTGCTCAGCTCCACGTGCCCTCCGAGCGCCACCTCGCCGAGCTCCGGCGTCGGTGGCGTCCTGCCGACGCGCACCTCGCCCAACATCTACACAAGACTGCCCCTGCGGGACTTCACGCCGAACAGCTACGACAGCATGCTCAGCACCTCGCAGACCACCTCctgctcgtcgtcgtcgaacgGGGGCTACGGCGCGACGCAAATCTACACCGCCAAGATGCCACTGCTGACGACCAACTATAGCACGCTGGACAGCACGGTGGGACCGGGCGGGTTGGCCGTGGACAAGTGTTGA